One genomic region from Halomicrobium zhouii encodes:
- a CDS encoding cold-shock protein: MAEGKVDFFNDTGGYGFIDTEDADDDVFFHMEDVGGPDLEEGTEVEFDIEQADKGPRATNLTRL, translated from the coding sequence ATGGCAGAAGGCAAGGTTGACTTCTTCAACGACACAGGCGGTTACGGTTTCATCGATACTGAGGACGCGGACGACGACGTTTTCTTCCACATGGAAGACGTGGGCGGCCCGGATCTCGAGGAAGGGACGGAAGTCGAGTTCGACATCGAGCAGGCGGACAAGGGTCCGCGTGCCACGAACCTGACTCGACTGTAA
- a CDS encoding DUF429 domain-containing protein, protein MTDDAAWVGAHYCGDEWLAVAFDADGYDHADVFDGVGDCWLRYQEVADLLLVDVPVGLPEEGGRECDRLARRALGPLASAVVSPPVPDAVRKRRHGVASSVHERQTGEPLSERAFAMSDEIAVLRDVLREFPSAPDVIAESNPELCYRAIAGAPLERDPPTAGGYAERMRTLASLDRDAPPAIQAAAEAVAGHDVAVRDVLDAMALAYSAWPGSGDSYSLPPDPPSDAEGYPVRLVYRTDGPLDVA, encoded by the coding sequence ATGACCGACGACGCGGCGTGGGTAGGCGCTCACTACTGCGGCGACGAGTGGCTGGCGGTGGCCTTCGACGCCGACGGCTACGACCACGCCGACGTCTTCGACGGCGTCGGCGACTGCTGGCTCCGGTACCAGGAGGTGGCCGACTTGCTGCTCGTCGACGTCCCCGTGGGCCTCCCCGAGGAGGGGGGCCGGGAGTGCGACCGACTCGCTCGACGCGCGCTGGGCCCGCTGGCGTCGGCCGTCGTCTCGCCGCCGGTCCCCGACGCGGTCCGCAAGCGCCGCCACGGCGTCGCCAGTAGCGTCCACGAGCGCCAGACGGGCGAGCCCCTCTCCGAGCGGGCCTTCGCGATGAGCGACGAGATTGCGGTGCTCCGGGACGTGCTGCGGGAGTTTCCGAGCGCCCCCGACGTGATCGCCGAGTCGAACCCGGAGCTGTGCTACCGCGCCATCGCCGGCGCGCCGCTGGAACGCGACCCGCCCACTGCGGGGGGCTACGCGGAACGGATGCGGACGCTCGCGTCGCTCGACCGGGACGCCCCGCCGGCCATCCAGGCCGCCGCCGAGGCGGTCGCCGGCCACGACGTCGCCGTGAGAGACGTCCTCGACGCGATGGCGCTCGCGTACTCGGCCTGGCCGGGCAGCGGCGATAGCTACTCGCTCCCCCCGGACCCGCCCAGCGACGCCGA